A single genomic interval of Saccharothrix saharensis harbors:
- a CDS encoding NACHT domain-containing protein has product MLVVAAEGEEGLADLLAEPIEAAGYQVIHRGTLVVGESVLAETEKALAFDGPVVLCGTIRAAGMLWTSRVINAARSRGNHRVYIVQMERDADVDRFTVDEVIARYASDPQQAIAGLLQALGKYYPLTESDSRSSHSGAGDVEESYRRIALRSHDIIDLANLPEDDRNLAAKQFELRRLYVALRAQRQTSGDSTQEWVKKAEKARKWTNASDATDRLAIGQCLGESKRVVVLGDPGAGKSTLVNWFATAYLLRTSNYEAWKNLPDVDTLPDADWLPLVVRCRDLGADHLLGSMSDAIRQALRKHELSDDDLDAMTRMLMDRLKDGTCLLLIDGLDEIADPVARRKFSKQLERVHVAYPDAPIIVTSRIVGYREMGHRLGRGFEHLVVTGLNHADKTDFIRRWVTITEVPHRRKRVTEELVEAIQSSDRISRLAANPMLLTTMALVKRKVGKLPTRRGDLYWHAVEVLLNWRSEVDQPIEKQEALPQLEYISYAMCDRGVQQLREDEIIGLLNAVREEFPNLHAVHKRGSHEFLRELERRTAILVEAGRVRHVGEWVPIFEFRHLTFQEYLAGRALVENRLPDRDKSSSLSARVAPLAGHTSRKRRPQGTGEVVASEAWREPLRLCLTSCHDDDVDNALLAVLRGSGGPEKPAVRRSRIVLAAQCLVDEPNVSSRVALEVLEQFSSLFFKVKVGIFDSVYQTAIEVQGSRWGRSFRSLLLEIFRTKSDARWIISMFWFQSVIFSRQLRSQPSRTLASFKAGNRMAGIEFALTCAGLFLRKRLSGDIISGLVDMLNEDTYLASAALFALDYGRSFGRTGETSLSTDLLLALYCRHDLDENTERSLTERLRERNDPRIRVAFIDRLSGAPDVRKVLALSGIGRVGKPEDLDIVLEYLSGRGIDVRIAAINALRDLNERAALPYLVEALVDENSSIQHAAVRALGGLADPASEPHLRGLIRAVDVSDELLCDVLVVLEALQRPESLPTIIEVAARGGSVAAAAIGAASKIGGPDAEELILDAISSSDIRARDAALEELYSVGSKSNQARKIFNAMLTAEDVDVRVATFTGYARGLDKVERTILSLDKDGVKPFIDPANALSVRRIRELASVTGITPEEVREKLLAVSDALGLRLVASTRGRRTAAPLGGPGST; this is encoded by the coding sequence GTGCTCGTGGTCGCTGCAGAGGGTGAAGAAGGGCTGGCCGATCTCCTCGCGGAGCCGATCGAGGCCGCGGGTTACCAAGTCATCCACCGCGGGACGCTGGTCGTCGGCGAATCCGTGCTCGCCGAAACCGAGAAGGCTCTGGCTTTCGACGGCCCGGTCGTGTTGTGCGGCACGATCCGCGCTGCGGGGATGCTCTGGACGTCCCGGGTCATCAACGCCGCGCGCAGCAGGGGCAACCATCGGGTCTACATCGTCCAGATGGAGCGCGACGCGGATGTGGACCGCTTCACCGTGGACGAAGTGATCGCGCGCTACGCCTCCGACCCGCAGCAGGCTATCGCGGGGTTGCTGCAAGCCCTCGGCAAGTACTACCCGTTGACGGAGTCGGACTCGCGGAGCAGCCACTCGGGTGCGGGTGATGTCGAAGAGAGCTACCGTCGGATAGCTCTGCGGTCACACGACATCATCGATCTGGCCAACCTACCGGAAGACGACCGGAACCTGGCGGCGAAGCAGTTCGAGCTCCGCCGCCTCTACGTGGCCCTTCGGGCTCAGCGGCAGACGTCCGGTGATTCCACGCAGGAGTGGGTGAAGAAGGCCGAGAAGGCGCGGAAGTGGACCAACGCCTCCGACGCCACGGATCGGCTGGCGATCGGGCAGTGCCTCGGCGAGTCGAAGCGGGTCGTCGTCCTCGGCGATCCCGGTGCCGGCAAGAGCACCCTCGTCAACTGGTTCGCGACGGCGTACCTGCTCAGGACGAGCAACTACGAAGCATGGAAGAACCTGCCGGACGTCGACACGCTACCCGACGCGGACTGGCTCCCGTTGGTCGTGCGGTGCCGCGATCTCGGCGCCGATCACCTGCTGGGTTCCATGAGCGACGCCATCCGTCAGGCGTTGCGGAAGCACGAGCTGTCGGACGACGACCTTGATGCCATGACCCGAATGCTCATGGATCGCTTGAAGGACGGCACGTGCCTGCTGCTGATCGACGGGCTTGACGAGATCGCCGACCCCGTTGCCCGGCGGAAGTTCTCCAAACAGTTGGAGAGGGTCCACGTGGCCTACCCCGACGCGCCGATCATCGTGACTTCGAGGATCGTGGGCTACCGCGAGATGGGGCATCGGCTGGGTCGCGGCTTCGAACACCTGGTGGTCACCGGGCTCAACCACGCCGACAAGACGGACTTCATTCGCCGCTGGGTCACCATCACCGAGGTGCCACACCGCCGGAAGAGGGTGACCGAAGAGCTCGTGGAGGCGATCCAGAGCAGCGATCGCATCTCCCGGCTCGCCGCGAACCCCATGCTCCTCACCACCATGGCCCTGGTGAAACGCAAGGTGGGCAAGTTGCCGACCCGTCGCGGCGACCTCTACTGGCACGCCGTCGAGGTCCTCTTGAACTGGCGCAGCGAGGTGGACCAACCCATCGAGAAGCAGGAGGCCCTGCCGCAACTGGAGTATATCTCCTACGCCATGTGCGATCGAGGGGTCCAGCAGTTGCGGGAAGATGAAATAATCGGCCTCCTGAACGCGGTTCGCGAGGAATTTCCGAATCTGCATGCGGTGCACAAGAGGGGATCGCATGAGTTCCTGCGCGAACTGGAGCGACGAACTGCGATCCTAGTCGAAGCGGGACGTGTGCGTCACGTCGGGGAATGGGTGCCGATCTTCGAGTTTCGCCACCTCACCTTCCAAGAATACCTGGCCGGTCGAGCGCTGGTGGAGAACCGTCTGCCCGACCGCGATAAATCATCGTCGCTGAGCGCGCGAGTCGCTCCGTTGGCAGGGCACACCAGTCGAAAGCGGAGGCCGCAGGGGACTGGCGAGGTCGTTGCGAGTGAGGCCTGGCGAGAACCTCTGCGCCTGTGCCTCACGTCGTGCCACGACGACGATGTCGATAACGCGCTTCTCGCCGTCCTGCGCGGATCCGGTGGACCGGAGAAGCCCGCCGTGCGCAGATCGCGAATCGTTCTCGCGGCACAATGCCTGGTGGACGAACCGAACGTGAGTTCCCGTGTCGCACTCGAGGTTCTCGAACAGTTCTCATCGTTATTCTTCAAGGTGAAGGTGGGGATCTTCGACAGTGTCTACCAGACGGCTATCGAGGTGCAGGGAAGCAGGTGGGGACGATCATTTAGATCGCTTCTGCTCGAAATCTTCAGGACTAAGTCCGACGCGCGCTGGATAATTTCCATGTTCTGGTTCCAGTCAGTAATTTTCTCGAGGCAGTTGCGGTCGCAGCCGTCGCGCACCCTTGCCTCGTTCAAAGCCGGGAACCGGATGGCCGGGATTGAATTCGCTCTTACCTGTGCCGGCCTGTTCCTGCGCAAACGCTTGTCGGGCGACATCATCTCCGGCCTCGTCGACATGTTAAACGAAGACACCTACCTGGCATCGGCTGCCTTGTTCGCGCTTGACTACGGTCGTTCGTTCGGTCGAACCGGGGAGACAAGTCTTTCGACCGACTTGCTACTGGCCCTCTATTGCAGGCACGACTTGGATGAGAATACTGAACGAAGTCTGACGGAAAGGCTTCGGGAGCGGAATGATCCGCGCATTCGAGTAGCATTCATCGATCGCTTGAGCGGGGCGCCTGACGTGCGAAAGGTGCTTGCCCTGTCCGGTATCGGTCGCGTCGGCAAACCAGAAGATCTCGATATCGTACTCGAATACCTGTCCGGCAGGGGGATTGATGTCAGGATAGCGGCTATCAATGCGCTGCGGGATCTGAACGAGAGAGCCGCGCTTCCTTACCTGGTCGAAGCCCTGGTGGACGAGAACAGTAGCATCCAACATGCCGCCGTGCGAGCTCTGGGAGGGCTGGCTGACCCGGCTTCCGAACCGCATCTGAGAGGGTTGATCCGGGCGGTCGATGTATCGGATGAACTTTTGTGCGACGTGCTCGTGGTTTTGGAGGCACTGCAGAGGCCTGAAAGCTTGCCGACGATCATAGAGGTCGCAGCACGCGGTGGAAGCGTTGCTGCAGCTGCTATAGGCGCTGCATCGAAGATCGGCGGACCCGATGCCGAGGAGTTGATCCTGGATGCTATCTCTAGCAGTGATATCCGGGCTCGTGATGCTGCACTGGAAGAACTCTACAGCGTCGGCTCCAAGTCGAACCAAGCACGAAAAATCTTCAATGCGATGCTTACGGCCGAGGATGTCGACGTTCGTGTCGCGACCTTCACTGGTTATGCGCGAGGCCTCGACAAGGTGGAACGCACGATATTGTCCCTAGACAAGGATGGCGTGAAGCCGTTCATCGATCCCGCTAATGCGTTGAGTGTGAGACGCATTCGGGAACTCGCTTCGGTCACGGGTATCACTCCGGAGGAAGTGCGGGAGAAATTGCTCGCGGTGTCGGATGCGTTGGGCTTGCGGTTGGTCGCAAGTACACGTGGTCGTCGGACGGCGGCGCCGCTCGGAGGTCCGGGCTCGACATGA
- a CDS encoding toll/interleukin-1 receptor domain-containing protein yields MGVNAFISHRGSDASLAERLATELKNAGVDVWLDNWEINLGDSIVERMQQGLSGSSYLILCYSVDGVAAPWIGREWMSALARQLDGHAVKILPVRLSGGQPPEILADIKYADLVRDWDAGVAQLRRALV; encoded by the coding sequence ATGGGCGTCAACGCTTTCATCAGTCATCGAGGATCCGACGCGTCGCTCGCCGAAAGACTGGCCACCGAGTTGAAGAATGCCGGTGTCGACGTGTGGCTGGACAACTGGGAGATCAACCTGGGTGACTCGATCGTCGAACGGATGCAGCAGGGTCTGTCGGGCAGTTCCTACCTGATCCTCTGCTATTCAGTCGATGGCGTTGCGGCGCCGTGGATCGGTCGGGAGTGGATGTCGGCGCTCGCTCGGCAGCTGGACGGTCATGCCGTCAAGATCCTCCCGGTCCGGCTCAGCGGTGGGCAGCCACCGGAGATATTAGCGGACATCAAGTACGCCGACCTCGTCCGTGATTGGGACGCGGGTGTCGCACAGCTTCGCCGGGCGCTCGTATGA
- a CDS encoding CGNR zinc finger domain-containing protein: protein MTDEPVPPPAPGAEDHLALDFVNSALALPGGQFIDLLGTPAATNQWLFERGLAPADAGVREMCASQLRSLRENLRSLFAARVAEVPALPSALSAVNDALSKAPTAALLQWDETTGPYRATPCPTNEILDRALATLAANAADLLTGPDAERLTRCGSPPCNRYLLRHGRRHWCSTRCGDRARAARAYARRTQKAG from the coding sequence GTGACCGACGAGCCTGTGCCGCCGCCCGCACCGGGCGCGGAGGACCACCTCGCCCTCGACTTCGTCAACAGCGCCCTGGCGCTGCCCGGCGGGCAGTTCATCGACCTGCTCGGCACGCCCGCGGCGACGAACCAGTGGCTGTTCGAGCGCGGCCTCGCCCCGGCCGACGCCGGGGTGCGGGAGATGTGCGCGAGCCAACTGCGCTCGCTGCGGGAGAACCTGAGGTCGTTGTTCGCCGCACGCGTCGCCGAGGTGCCCGCCCTGCCCTCGGCGCTGTCCGCCGTCAACGACGCGTTGAGCAAGGCGCCCACCGCCGCCCTGTTGCAGTGGGACGAGACGACCGGCCCCTACCGCGCGACGCCGTGCCCCACCAACGAGATCCTCGACCGGGCCCTCGCGACGCTCGCGGCCAACGCGGCCGACCTCCTCACCGGCCCCGACGCCGAACGCCTCACCCGGTGCGGCTCGCCGCCGTGCAACCGCTACCTGCTGCGCCACGGCCGCCGGCACTGGTGCTCCACGCGCTGCGGCGACCGCGCCCGCGCCGCGCGCGCCTACGCCCGTCGCACGCAGAAGGCCGGCTGA
- a CDS encoding sensor histidine kinase: MRPLPWLSPLLCGVVLAVGGYAGLSGLGEARWVPFVGGLVALVALDAVGSRWAGSWERGSAGVGPRWRLVGLTAVQAGLVVVVAFADGSGMARVLFLLVPFGVYFAFGRVVAVGVGVAVMAFLVVAFQVTVPGWTRSVGHVSDLVMFGIGVVLAVVMAEMAAAGERNRVARDVHDGIGHHLTAVSVLLEKAVAFRQQDAEVADRAIEDARQSARQALEDVRTSVRALREPFRLGDALVRLTGPLGADVTCTGDESRYATNVLLALYRAAQEGITNAVRHGGPDVTVTVHCGPREARLAVIDNGSGFAPEREGFGLRGLRERIAQVGGTVDVTCGAGTRLTVVVPRRAAA, translated from the coding sequence GTGCGTCCTCTGCCGTGGTTGTCGCCCCTGCTGTGCGGGGTGGTGCTGGCCGTCGGGGGTTACGCCGGGTTGAGCGGGCTCGGGGAGGCGCGGTGGGTGCCGTTCGTCGGCGGGCTCGTCGCGCTCGTGGCGCTCGATGCGGTCGGGTCGCGGTGGGCGGGGTCGTGGGAGCGCGGGTCGGCCGGGGTCGGGCCGCGGTGGCGGCTGGTTGGGTTGACGGCGGTGCAGGCGGGGCTCGTGGTGGTGGTCGCGTTCGCCGACGGGTCAGGCATGGCGCGGGTGTTGTTCCTGCTGGTGCCGTTCGGGGTGTACTTCGCGTTCGGGCGGGTGGTGGCGGTCGGGGTCGGGGTGGCGGTGATGGCCTTCCTGGTGGTGGCGTTCCAGGTGACGGTGCCCGGGTGGACCCGGTCGGTGGGGCACGTGTCCGACCTGGTGATGTTCGGCATCGGGGTGGTCCTCGCGGTGGTGATGGCGGAGATGGCGGCGGCGGGGGAGCGGAACCGGGTGGCGCGGGACGTGCACGACGGGATCGGGCACCACCTCACGGCGGTGTCGGTGCTGCTGGAGAAGGCCGTGGCGTTCCGGCAGCAGGACGCCGAGGTGGCGGATCGGGCGATCGAGGACGCACGGCAGTCGGCGCGGCAGGCGTTGGAGGACGTGCGCACGTCCGTCCGGGCACTCCGCGAGCCCTTCCGGTTGGGCGACGCGCTGGTGCGGCTCACCGGACCCCTCGGGGCCGATGTCACGTGCACGGGTGACGAGTCCCGGTACGCGACCAACGTCCTGCTGGCGCTCTACCGGGCCGCGCAGGAAGGCATCACGAACGCCGTGCGGCACGGCGGCCCGGACGTCACCGTGACGGTGCACTGCGGCCCCCGCGAGGCACGGCTGGCCGTCATCGACAACGGGAGCGGGTTCGCACCCGAACGGGAGGGATTCGGCCTGCGCGGGCTCCGGGAGCGGATCGCGCAGGTCGGCGGGACGGTCGACGTGACGTGCGGAGCGGGCACCCGGCTCACCGTGGTGGTGCCGAGAAGGGCGGCGGCGTGA
- a CDS encoding DNA/RNA non-specific endonuclease, translating to MVKKKNGVTASLRRFVRTKGADYLRDPNVSSIGIGYKVADGKPTDEIAIQFTVRQKAEPEALRALGTALLPGTIEVDGVPVPTDVLQRDYRVDFHVVEETVSDVRKTRVDPVVPGVSVGHVRISAGTVGCVVHDRVDGTPYVLSNWHVLHGPSGAIGEDVVQPGVHDDNRTDRNRLGRLVRSHLGAAGDCAIATIEDRRFESEILDLGVRIDELGEPELGDKVVKSGRTTGVTHGVVRRVDTLVKIDYGPGVGPRQIGCFEIGPDPARPAAGGEISMGGDSGSAWVFKAANGRTGRTMAGLHFAGEAGDSPDEHALACLPGSVFEKLGITLRPPREPQTRAALVGFDENFLGTPVGVPELGEATRADAVELNGSVVIDYTHFSLAQSKSRRFAFWVAWNIDGGDLKSVNRTGIPFVLDRRVPAEFQVGDELYRGNRLDRGHLARRADLLWGPKAVAERANVDSFFFTNITPQMDDFNQSMRQGLWGRLEDAVLSDADVDDLRVSVYGGPVFQSDDRVFRGVALPREYWKVIAFVSAGTLTARAFVLTQNLNQLESLDLDEFRVFQVRLDEVERRCGFTFPAALRAADTLVVPESLDERAPLEALTDIQW from the coding sequence ATGGTCAAGAAGAAGAACGGTGTGACCGCCTCGCTGCGGCGGTTCGTGCGCACCAAGGGCGCGGACTACCTGCGGGACCCGAACGTCTCCTCGATCGGGATCGGCTACAAGGTCGCCGACGGCAAGCCGACGGACGAGATCGCCATCCAGTTCACCGTCCGGCAGAAGGCGGAGCCCGAGGCGTTGCGGGCGCTCGGCACCGCGCTGCTGCCGGGGACGATCGAGGTGGACGGCGTCCCCGTGCCCACCGACGTGCTGCAACGCGACTACCGCGTCGACTTCCACGTGGTGGAGGAGACGGTCAGCGACGTCCGCAAGACGCGCGTCGACCCGGTGGTGCCGGGCGTGAGCGTGGGTCACGTGCGGATCTCCGCGGGCACGGTCGGCTGCGTCGTGCACGACCGGGTCGACGGCACGCCGTACGTGCTGAGCAACTGGCACGTCCTGCACGGCCCGAGCGGCGCCATCGGCGAGGACGTGGTGCAGCCCGGCGTGCACGACGACAACCGCACCGACCGCAACCGCCTCGGCCGGCTCGTCCGGTCGCACCTGGGCGCGGCGGGGGACTGCGCCATCGCCACCATCGAGGACCGGCGGTTCGAGTCGGAGATCCTCGACCTGGGCGTGCGGATCGACGAGCTGGGCGAGCCGGAACTGGGCGACAAGGTCGTCAAGAGCGGTCGGACGACCGGCGTCACGCACGGCGTCGTCCGGCGCGTGGACACCCTGGTGAAGATCGACTACGGCCCGGGCGTGGGCCCGCGGCAGATCGGCTGCTTCGAGATCGGGCCGGACCCGGCGCGCCCGGCGGCCGGCGGCGAGATCAGCATGGGTGGCGACTCCGGTTCCGCGTGGGTGTTCAAGGCGGCCAACGGTCGGACCGGTCGGACCATGGCCGGCCTGCACTTCGCGGGCGAGGCAGGTGACAGCCCGGACGAGCACGCGCTGGCGTGCCTGCCCGGCTCGGTGTTCGAGAAGCTCGGCATCACGCTCAGGCCGCCGCGCGAACCGCAGACCCGCGCCGCGCTGGTCGGGTTCGACGAGAACTTCCTCGGCACGCCGGTGGGCGTGCCGGAGCTGGGTGAGGCGACCCGGGCGGACGCGGTCGAGCTGAACGGGTCCGTCGTGATCGACTACACGCACTTCTCGCTGGCGCAGAGCAAGTCGCGGCGGTTCGCGTTCTGGGTGGCGTGGAACATCGACGGCGGCGACCTGAAGTCCGTCAACCGCACCGGCATCCCGTTCGTGCTCGACCGGCGGGTGCCGGCCGAGTTCCAGGTCGGCGACGAGCTGTACCGGGGCAACCGCCTCGACCGCGGTCACCTGGCGCGGCGCGCGGACCTGCTGTGGGGGCCGAAGGCGGTGGCCGAGCGGGCGAACGTCGACTCGTTCTTCTTCACCAACATCACGCCCCAGATGGACGACTTCAACCAGAGCATGCGACAGGGCCTGTGGGGTCGGCTGGAGGACGCGGTGCTGTCCGATGCGGACGTCGACGACCTCAGGGTGAGCGTCTACGGCGGCCCGGTGTTCCAGTCGGACGACCGGGTGTTCCGCGGCGTGGCGCTGCCGCGCGAGTACTGGAAGGTGATCGCGTTCGTGTCGGCGGGCACGCTGACGGCGCGGGCGTTCGTGCTCACGCAGAACCTGAACCAGTTGGAATCGCTGGACCTGGACGAGTTCCGCGTGTTCCAGGTGCGGCTGGACGAGGTGGAGCGGCGGTGCGGCTTCACGTTCCCGGCGGCGCTGCGAGCCGCGGACACGCTGGTCGTGCCGGAATCGCTGGACGAGCGCGCACCGCTGGAGGCGTTGACCGACATCCAGTGGTGA
- a CDS encoding response regulator, with amino-acid sequence MNDVRVVVVDDQQLIRESIAALLDLQPGITVVGTAGDGRVAVEVVAAQDPDVVLMDVRMPVLDGIDALGLLRHERAKVVMLTTFDDEEYVVRALRGGASGYLLKDRPAAELAAAVRLAHAGVVQFDPAAAARLAAAVTSDRPDGLTEREVDVLRLVAAGRTNREIAGRLHVSEGTVKNHVSRILGRLGLRDRTQAAVYARDRGLR; translated from the coding sequence GTGAACGACGTGCGCGTGGTCGTCGTGGACGACCAGCAGCTCATCCGCGAGAGCATCGCCGCCCTGCTCGACCTCCAACCCGGCATCACGGTCGTCGGCACGGCCGGTGACGGGCGGGTGGCGGTCGAGGTGGTCGCGGCGCAGGACCCGGACGTCGTGCTGATGGACGTCCGGATGCCCGTGCTGGACGGCATCGACGCGCTCGGCCTCCTGCGCCACGAGCGGGCCAAGGTGGTCATGCTGACCACGTTCGACGACGAGGAGTACGTGGTCCGGGCGTTGCGGGGCGGCGCGAGCGGCTACCTGCTCAAGGACCGCCCGGCGGCCGAGCTCGCCGCCGCCGTGCGGCTCGCGCACGCCGGCGTCGTCCAGTTCGACCCGGCCGCGGCGGCCCGCCTGGCGGCCGCGGTGACGAGCGACCGCCCCGACGGGCTCACCGAACGCGAAGTGGACGTGCTGCGGCTGGTCGCCGCCGGCCGCACGAACCGCGAGATCGCGGGACGCCTGCACGTGAGCGAGGGCACGGTGAAGAACCACGTCTCCCGCATCCTCGGCCGGCTCGGCCTGCGCGACCGCACGCAGGCCGCCGTCTACGCCCGCGACCGCGGCCTGCGGTAG
- a CDS encoding S8 family peptidase, which yields MKIGYVVVASALLAGLAAPAAHAAPVPQADVLYAQHPQAVAGSYIVVLKRHSDLAAARSAAPQVTFTYGTALPGFAMRAGAAEARRLAADPRVAYVAQDLRVGLPGNDLVAQDLVVQPNPPSWGLDRIDQRSLPLDKKYFHPNTASSVRAYVFGTGIRYTHQEFDGAAVPGYDAVGGVTPPGNDCNGHGTHMAGTVGGRTTGVAKDVTLVSVRVLNCQGSGTYSQIIAGIDWATRDAAASGRPAVALMTLGGAANQAFNDAITRSITANVHYSVVSGGSNADACAYSPGSTPLATTVGATDANDAKASFSNYGSCIDVWAPGVNITSAWGTSDTAYSTISGSTASAHAAGVAALWRHRFPGDSAVAVAEALRANSTPGVITNPGTGSPNLLLFMGMIPV from the coding sequence GTGAAGATCGGATACGTAGTGGTGGCGAGCGCGCTGCTGGCCGGCCTCGCCGCGCCGGCCGCCCATGCCGCACCCGTGCCGCAAGCCGACGTGCTGTACGCGCAGCACCCGCAGGCCGTGGCCGGCAGCTACATCGTGGTGCTGAAGCGGCACTCGGACCTGGCCGCCGCCCGGTCCGCCGCGCCGCAGGTCACGTTCACGTACGGGACGGCGCTGCCCGGGTTCGCGATGCGGGCCGGCGCGGCGGAGGCCCGACGGCTGGCCGCCGACCCGCGCGTCGCCTACGTGGCGCAGGACCTGCGGGTCGGGCTGCCGGGCAACGACCTGGTGGCGCAGGACCTGGTGGTGCAGCCGAACCCGCCGTCCTGGGGCTTGGACCGGATCGACCAGCGCTCCCTGCCGCTGGACAAGAAGTACTTCCACCCGAACACCGCGTCGTCCGTGCGGGCGTACGTCTTCGGCACCGGCATCCGGTACACGCACCAGGAGTTCGACGGCGCGGCCGTGCCCGGTTACGACGCGGTCGGCGGCGTCACCCCGCCCGGCAACGACTGCAACGGCCACGGCACCCACATGGCCGGCACGGTCGGCGGCCGGACCACCGGCGTGGCCAAGGACGTGACGCTGGTGTCCGTGCGGGTGCTGAACTGCCAGGGCTCGGGCACGTACTCGCAGATCATCGCCGGGATCGACTGGGCGACCCGGGACGCGGCGGCCAGTGGCCGGCCCGCGGTGGCGCTGATGACGCTCGGCGGTGCGGCGAACCAGGCGTTCAACGACGCCATCACCCGGTCGATCACCGCGAACGTGCACTACTCGGTGGTGTCCGGCGGCTCGAACGCGGACGCGTGCGCGTACTCCCCCGGCAGCACGCCGTTGGCGACGACGGTGGGGGCGACGGACGCCAACGACGCGAAGGCGAGCTTCTCCAACTACGGGTCGTGCATCGACGTGTGGGCGCCGGGCGTGAACATCACGTCGGCGTGGGGTACGTCGGACACCGCGTACTCGACCATCAGCGGTTCGACGGCGTCGGCGCACGCGGCGGGCGTCGCGGCGTTGTGGCGGCACCGGTTCCCGGGTGATTCGGCGGTGGCGGTGGCGGAGGCGCTGCGGGCCAACTCGACGCCCGGCGTGATCACCAACCCGGGCACGGGGTCGCCGAACCTGTTGCTGTTCATGGGGATGATCCCGGTGTAG
- a CDS encoding MBL fold metallo-hydrolase codes for MTDTLGRRLAVRVLGGPTALFTYGGLTFLTDPTFDEPGEYPVPRGLLTKTAPPAAAPADLGRVDVVLLSHDEHPDNLDRAGRALLADVPLTLTTPGGGQRLGGGARGLADWEPVRLDRPDGGSLTVTGVPAIHGPLDRAEVEPITGQVVGFVLTGDGLPTVYVSGDNASLDAVEQIAARFGPVDTAVLFAGAPRFPILFDGRTIVLDSAQAAKAAEVLGARQVVPVHYDSWSHFTEGRDALIAAFTAAGLRDRLTLGERG; via the coding sequence ATGACCGACACCCTCGGCCGGCGGCTCGCCGTCCGCGTGCTCGGCGGTCCGACCGCCCTGTTCACCTACGGTGGGCTGACGTTCCTGACCGACCCGACGTTCGACGAGCCGGGCGAGTACCCGGTGCCGCGCGGCCTGCTGACCAAGACCGCACCGCCCGCCGCCGCGCCGGCCGACCTCGGCCGCGTCGACGTGGTCCTGCTCTCGCACGACGAGCACCCCGACAACCTCGACCGCGCGGGCCGCGCGCTGCTCGCCGACGTCCCGCTCACCCTCACCACGCCCGGCGGCGGGCAGCGGCTGGGCGGGGGCGCCCGGGGCCTGGCCGACTGGGAGCCCGTCCGGCTCGACCGCCCCGACGGCGGCTCGCTCACGGTGACCGGTGTGCCCGCCATCCACGGACCGCTGGACCGCGCGGAGGTCGAGCCGATCACCGGCCAGGTCGTCGGCTTCGTGCTGACCGGTGACGGCCTGCCCACGGTCTACGTCAGCGGCGACAACGCCTCGTTGGATGCGGTCGAGCAGATCGCCGCGCGCTTCGGCCCGGTGGACACGGCCGTCCTCTTCGCCGGCGCTCCCCGCTTCCCGATCCTGTTCGACGGCCGGACCATCGTGCTGGACAGCGCGCAAGCCGCGAAGGCCGCCGAGGTCCTGGGCGCGCGCCAGGTCGTGCCGGTCCACTACGACAGCTGGTCGCACTTCACCGAGGGCCGGGACGCCTTGATCGCCGCGTTCACCGCCGCCGGCCTGCGCGACCGGCTGACCCTGGGCGAACGCGGCTGA